In a genomic window of Helianthus annuus cultivar XRQ/B chromosome 10, HanXRQr2.0-SUNRISE, whole genome shotgun sequence:
- the LOC110882178 gene encoding uncharacterized protein LOC110882178: MSSSLRIHLSHKTSLTAEAIDRYSASAEKRETTDCFLVFQEIGAPPSNARYLKMDDFLNPFSDAFAYTSSSGENTSSNTNENAPNPSPKKTIADSLSVDNAYGTYNKLPKLMVIEEYNRWANRFEEWLLAFAYQSWKSMKSGFNIGRTDYENLTDTPQENFIAEQKCITLLHQSVRDDIISLIEYKDSRDLWEKLKMKCVGGAEIVKNKKKLLKKEFDLFGCLKNESVSKMIERFGHLKLELARYEIVYTREELVDKLFDSLPDEKDWQYFALMLKNIVKSTDLTVDLLIERLESHELEIRKTNKVNNSSYQQNVDLYYRGSMIPKTVSPKTAFSAENSNMSNQESPSSGYHGGSSSTASRQQQQSIPKNMFQCNIAVDLKNAQNFSEESTKQQMVFLASVLESYESLVAGKIGNTNLTKEDYDQIDPEEMELIDIRWCMASAQKGHFKRECRNAVADETANPFCEDYYKRAIYHQNKSESPRMKQLEDAPKEKSRALAVIHDDEGYDWSDVLPEKDAVGYAFMAKIVPFKDTRSEEVKHVNRKMLAQTMKDRHFRAWKEAKSAKRWDADRECYLDPKGNILVEPSTLLVETLIEQIAEEEEANQRLWWGSEEEKEKELQSKKIDDGIIDTTKEFTAENLKKMADKVLAAKELEVESKSRTESKSKVSSNDSKNELGKTDKAESKSDCKNCMKDYKVCSTIAYLSGKKTEELTERVREVENQILSRDKLLKALNDRIKGLTDKIEKDKIDVERIRKENEKLVHENRQLSVNYEKLKRTTKDSDERNDKTVKENFQLTGVLQSKEKQINQQLDEIANLKLQFQEAKIENERINLKLNSYNSASYTMPPQNPGDSWRFNYDTLWDSFDMEEEPEFFDELDILREYESSQESNAGEHDDIQQSSERDHAPDNQTAVNENLESDNRPIFDCGDSDSEGEQIQISNQTIPVNEQGANQNVTNLEGEVDVPDEVMPRTLSYHPKELIIGELQSGWKADLQIHSLRQMQEVSKLEDELGAYYVKPVKLKSQNKFIKLKLVIQGH, from the exons gTACTTGAAGATGGATGATTTTCTGAATCCGTTCAGTGACGCGTTTGCTTACACTAGCAGCTCAGGAGAGAACACATCGAGTAACACAAATGAAAATGCACCAAACCCGAGTCCGAAGAAAACCATTGCTGATTCTTTGAGTGTTGATAATGCCTACGGCACCTACAACAAACTGCCCAAGCTAATGGTCATAGAGGAGTACAACAGATGGGctaatagatttgaagaatggctACTGGCATTTGCGTATCAAAGTTGGAAGAGTATGAAAAGTGGTTTTAACATCGGAAGAACTGATTATGAAAATTTAACTGATACTCCACAAGAGAATTTCATTGCAGAACAGAAATGCATCACTTTACTTCACCAATCAGTGAGAGATGATATTATATCGTTGATTGAATACAAAGATTCCAGAGATCTTTGGGAGAAATTAAAGATGAAATGTGTGGGTGGTGCTGAAATtgttaaaaataagaaaaaattgttaaaaaaggAATTCGATCTGTTTGGGTGTCTGAAAAACGAGTCTGTGTCAAAGATGATAGAAAGATTTGGGCACTTAAAGTTGGAACTTGCAAGATATGAGATTGTGTATACTCGGGAAGAATTGGTTGATAAGCTGTTTGATTCACTGCCTGATGAGAAAGATTGGCAGTATTTTGCTTTAATGCTGAAAAACATAGTGAAGTCGACTGATCTGACAGTTGATTTACTAATCGAAAGGTTGGAAAGTCATGAATTGGAGATTAGAAAAACGAACAAAGTCAACAATTCATCGTATCAGCAAAATGTTGATTTGTATTATCGAGGAAGTATGATCCCGAAAACTGTGTCCCCGAAGACTGCCTTCTCAGCAGAAAATTCAAACATGTCAAATCAAGAAAGTCCAAGCAGTGGCTATCATGGAGGATCATCGTCAACTGCTTCaagacaacaacaacaatcaattcCGAAAAACATGTTCCAATGCAATATTGCAGTAGACCTAAAAAATGCACAAAACTTCAGCGAAGAATCCACCAAGCAGCAAATGGTGTTTTTAGCATCTGTTTTGGAATCATATGAAAGCCTTGTTGCTGGAAAGATCGGAAACACAAACCTCaccaaggaagattatgatcaaatcgaccctgaagagatggagttgatagATATAagatggtgtatggcgagtgcg CAAAAGGGGCATTTTAAACGTGAATGTCGAAATGCAGTTGCTGATGAAACGGCAAACCCGTTCTGTGAAGACTATTATAAAAGAGCCATCTATCATCAAAACAAATCTGAATCTCCCAGAATGAAACAGTTAGAAGATGCTCCCAAAGAAAAGTCAAGAGCATTAGCTGTTATCCATGATGATGAGGGATACGATTGGAGTGATGTGTTACCGGAAAAAGATGCAGTAGGTTATGCGTTTATGGCAAAAATCGTTCCTTTCAAGGATACCAGATCAGAAGAAGTAAAACATGTCAACAGAAAAATGTTAGCTCAAACAATGAAAGACAGACATTTTCGTGCATGGAAAGAGGCAAAAAGCGCGAAGAGATGGGACGCTGACAGAGAATGCTATTTGGATCCTAAGGGAAATATACTTGTGGAACCATCAACACTTCTTGTTGAGACTCTGATCGAGCAAATAGCAGAAGAGGAAGAAGCAAATCAAAGGTTGTGGTGGGGAagtgaagaagagaaagaaaaagagctACAGTCGAAAAAAATCGATGACGGGATAATCGACACGACGAAAGAGTTCACAGCAGAAAATCTGaagaaaatggctgacaaagttctTGCAGCGAAGGAGTTAGAGGTAGAGTCTAAGTCCAGAACTGAGTCAAAGAGCAAGGTCAGTTCTAATGATTCAAAAAATGAGTTAGGTAAGACTGATAAAGCCGAAAGTAAaagtgactgcaaaaattgcatgaaagactACAAGGTTTGTAGCACAATTGCTTACCTCAGTGGTAAAAAGACTGAAGAGCTGACAGAAAGAGTCAGAGAAGTTGAAAACCAGATCTTAAGCCGTGACAAGTTGTTAAAAGCTTTAAATGATAGAATAAAAGGATtaactgataaaattgaaaaagataaaattgacgTAGAACGAAtcaggaaagaaaatgaaaagttagttcaTGAAAACCGTCAACTTTCAGTAAATTATGAGAAGTTAAAAAGAACGacaaaagattctgatgaaagaaacGATAAAACAGTCAAAGAAAATTTTCAACTGACAGGAGTACTTCAGTCAAAAGAGAAGCAAATCAACCAACAGTTGGATGAGATTGCTAATCTGAAGCTTCAGTTCCAGGAagctaagattgagaatgaaCGCATTAATCTGAAACTCAACAGTTACAATTCCGCAA GTTACACAATGCCACCTCAGAATCCCGGCGACTCATGGCGTTTCAATTACGATACTCTGTGGGATTCATTCGACATGGAGGAAGAACCAGagttctttgacgagttggatattctaagagagtatgagtcatcacaAGAAAG caatgctggagaacatgatgatattcaacaatCTTCAGAACGTGATCATGCTCCTGACAATCAGACGGCAGTCAACGAGAATCTAGAATCTGATAATAGACCGATATTCGAttgtggtgattcagattctgagggggagcaaatccagattTCAAATCAAACAATTCCAGTCaatgaacaaggtgcaaatcagaatgtcaCAAATTTGGAAGGAGAGGTAGATGTTCCAGACGAGGTGATGCCGAGAACTCTTTCGTACCATCCAAAGGAGTTGATTATTGGAGAGTTGCAATCAGGC